A genomic region of Micropterus dolomieu isolate WLL.071019.BEF.003 ecotype Adirondacks linkage group LG11, ASM2129224v1, whole genome shotgun sequence contains the following coding sequences:
- the LOC123978549 gene encoding coiled-coil domain-containing protein 9B isoform X6 encodes MPKKDHERDLELDKKIEALRRKNEMLMKRYKEVEEDRKRAEEEGMALQSRKGKAEDLTITISKSTSDNRVVVTKPLSSSSPAGKGQQEPGPDRGQESPLQGAGRGHRKQLMVTMAGKKGKRLVSERPEKRLGPADVKNSTEDCQARHGESAGRGKQPHHMTRRDAVAQDEDKQGQRHTEEHHRLSEPCQPDSPQASTDLTIPTSKEEQGEYLRWKKEREQIDRERVARHKNAKGQWRRAWDMDKTENMFSDKSLPDRDWGSSSRGGRNARRGQSRAGSDPRGHEKRGKDKGNKNVQVMSSKAKGIDRLTGRARRWQATEEGENLQTSDTLEEFLEELDALTDAEVEDQKDQESKIELSPSPNSLSTSEEVSGSTAPESATPLREHAPTQGKAEASSPRGSEKKVRFSEELVQGTRQTTGSQDSASTEARSLSTLKASSPKPPPHEVQGSQQPLESANQDDGFPQDQGGGPSAPPVAQQQASETECTKKDSIPPTAPSSPSPEKACASLQESSVQLVELAKCNISNTNTEELIDSGLSVLSLESGETNPALSTSSDKAREHGKIV; translated from the exons ATGCCCAAGAAGGATCATGAGAGGGACCTGGAGCTGGACAAAAAGATCGAGGCTCTCCGCAGGAAGAATGAAATGCTCATGAAGAGGTACAAG gaggtggaggaggacagGAAAAGGGCAGAAGAGGAAGGAATGGCGCTACAAAGCCGCAAGGGCAAAGCTGAGGATCTTACCATCACAATCAGCAAGTCTACCAGT GATAACCGCGTGGTGGTGACAAAGCCATTAAGCAGTAGTTCACCAGCTGGGAAAGGACAGCAGGAACCCGGCCCTGACCGAGGGCAAGAAAGTCCTCTGCAGGGTGCTGGCCGAGGCCACAGGAAGCAGCTAATGGTCACCATGGCTGGCAAAAAG GGTAAGAGGTTGGTGAGTGAGAGGCCAGAGAAGAGGCTGGGCCCTGCCGATGTCAAGAACTCTACAGAAGACTGTCAGGCAAGGCATGGGGAGTCAGCGGGGAGGGGGAAGCAGCCACATCACATGACCAGGAGAGACGCAGTGGCACAG GATGAGGATAAACAAGGGCAGAGGCACACTGAGGAGCATCACAGGCTTTCAGAGCCCTGCCAG CCTGACAGCCCGCAGGCCAGCACAGACCTCACAATCCCCACATCAAAAGAGGAGCAGGGGGAGTATCTGCGGTGGAAGAAGGAGCGCGAGCAGATCGACAGGGAGAGAGTGGCACGCCACAAAAACGCCAAGGGCCAGTGGAGACGGGCGTGGGACATGGACAAAACTGAGAACAT GTTTTCAGACAAATCCCTCCCTGACAGAGATTGGGGGTCTTCCAGCAGAG gtGGACGAAATGCTAGAAGAGGACAATCCAGAGCTGGGTCTGACCCAAGAG GTCATGAGAAGAGAGGCAAAGACAAGGGAAATAAAAACGTGCAAGTGATGAGCAGTAAAGCAAAAGGCATAGATCGTCTGACTGGGAGAGCCAGGAG ATGGCAGGCAACTGAAGAAGGAGAGAACCTACAG ACTTCTGACACATTAGAGGAATTCTTGGAGGAACTCGACGCCCTCACAGATGCTGAGGTAGAAGATCAGAAGGATCAGGAGTCCAAAATTGAGCTGTCGCCCAGCCCCAATTCACTGAGTACGTCTGAGGAAGTGAGTGGATCCACGGCTCCTGAGTCAGCTACTCCCCTGAGAGAGCACGCCCCCACTCAGGGCAAGGCAGAGGCCTCGTCCCCTCGGGGTTCGGAGAAGAAAGTGCGCTTCTCAGAGGAACTCGTCCAGGGTACAAGGCAAACCACAGGCTCTCAGGACTCTGCCTCCACAGAAGCAAGAAGTCTGAGTACCTTAAAAGCTTCCTCACCTAAACCCCCCCCACACGAAGTGCAGGGGTCACAGCAGCCTCTTGAAAGTGCCAACCAGGATGATGGTTTTCCTCAGGATCAGGGAGGTggtccctctgctcctcctgttgCCCAGCAGCAGGCATCTGAAACTGAATGTACTAAAAAAGACAGCATCCCCCCCACCGCTCCCAGCTCCCCCTCGCCTGAAAAAGCCTGTGCCTCTCTACAGGAGAGCTCTGTCCAGCTTGTAGAGCTTGCCAAGTGCAACAtcagcaacacaaacacag AGGAACTAATAGACTCCGGTCTGTCTGTCCTGAGCCTGGAATCAGGAGAAACGAACCCAGCACTCTCCACCAGCAGTGACAAG gcAAGAGAGCATGGGAAGATTGTTTGA
- the LOC123978549 gene encoding coiled-coil domain-containing protein 9B isoform X2, whose product MRKLNLVMRTRGYNQKLQGKQTPSETMPKKDHERDLELDKKIEALRRKNEMLMKRYKEVEEDRKRAEEEGMALQSRKGKAEDLTITISKSTSDNRVVVTKPLSSSSPAGKGQQEPGPDRGQESPLQGAGRGHRKQLMVTMAGKKGKRLVSERPEKRLGPADVKNSTEDCQARHGESAGRGKQPHHMTRRDAVAQDEDKQGQRHTEEHHRLSEPCQPDSPQASTDLTIPTSKEEQGEYLRWKKEREQIDRERVARHKNAKGQWRRAWDMDKTENMFSDKSLPDRDWGSSSRGGRNARRGQSRAGSDPRGHEKRGKDKGNKNVQVMSSKAKGIDRLTGRARRWQATEEGENLQTSDTLEEFLEELDALTDAEVEDQKDQESKIELSPSPNSLSTSEEVSGSTAPESATPLREHAPTQGKAEASSPRGSEKKVRFSEELVQGTRQTTGSQDSASTEARSLSTLKASSPKPPPHEVQGSQQPLESANQDDGFPQDQGGGPSAPPVAQQQASETECTKKDSIPPTAPSSPSPEKACASLQESSVQLVELAKCNISNTNTEELIDSGLSVLSLESGETNPALSTSSDKAREHGKIV is encoded by the exons ACTCCCAGTGAAACGATGCCCAAGAAGGATCATGAGAGGGACCTGGAGCTGGACAAAAAGATCGAGGCTCTCCGCAGGAAGAATGAAATGCTCATGAAGAGGTACAAG gaggtggaggaggacagGAAAAGGGCAGAAGAGGAAGGAATGGCGCTACAAAGCCGCAAGGGCAAAGCTGAGGATCTTACCATCACAATCAGCAAGTCTACCAGT GATAACCGCGTGGTGGTGACAAAGCCATTAAGCAGTAGTTCACCAGCTGGGAAAGGACAGCAGGAACCCGGCCCTGACCGAGGGCAAGAAAGTCCTCTGCAGGGTGCTGGCCGAGGCCACAGGAAGCAGCTAATGGTCACCATGGCTGGCAAAAAG GGTAAGAGGTTGGTGAGTGAGAGGCCAGAGAAGAGGCTGGGCCCTGCCGATGTCAAGAACTCTACAGAAGACTGTCAGGCAAGGCATGGGGAGTCAGCGGGGAGGGGGAAGCAGCCACATCACATGACCAGGAGAGACGCAGTGGCACAG GATGAGGATAAACAAGGGCAGAGGCACACTGAGGAGCATCACAGGCTTTCAGAGCCCTGCCAG CCTGACAGCCCGCAGGCCAGCACAGACCTCACAATCCCCACATCAAAAGAGGAGCAGGGGGAGTATCTGCGGTGGAAGAAGGAGCGCGAGCAGATCGACAGGGAGAGAGTGGCACGCCACAAAAACGCCAAGGGCCAGTGGAGACGGGCGTGGGACATGGACAAAACTGAGAACAT GTTTTCAGACAAATCCCTCCCTGACAGAGATTGGGGGTCTTCCAGCAGAG gtGGACGAAATGCTAGAAGAGGACAATCCAGAGCTGGGTCTGACCCAAGAG GTCATGAGAAGAGAGGCAAAGACAAGGGAAATAAAAACGTGCAAGTGATGAGCAGTAAAGCAAAAGGCATAGATCGTCTGACTGGGAGAGCCAGGAG ATGGCAGGCAACTGAAGAAGGAGAGAACCTACAG ACTTCTGACACATTAGAGGAATTCTTGGAGGAACTCGACGCCCTCACAGATGCTGAGGTAGAAGATCAGAAGGATCAGGAGTCCAAAATTGAGCTGTCGCCCAGCCCCAATTCACTGAGTACGTCTGAGGAAGTGAGTGGATCCACGGCTCCTGAGTCAGCTACTCCCCTGAGAGAGCACGCCCCCACTCAGGGCAAGGCAGAGGCCTCGTCCCCTCGGGGTTCGGAGAAGAAAGTGCGCTTCTCAGAGGAACTCGTCCAGGGTACAAGGCAAACCACAGGCTCTCAGGACTCTGCCTCCACAGAAGCAAGAAGTCTGAGTACCTTAAAAGCTTCCTCACCTAAACCCCCCCCACACGAAGTGCAGGGGTCACAGCAGCCTCTTGAAAGTGCCAACCAGGATGATGGTTTTCCTCAGGATCAGGGAGGTggtccctctgctcctcctgttgCCCAGCAGCAGGCATCTGAAACTGAATGTACTAAAAAAGACAGCATCCCCCCCACCGCTCCCAGCTCCCCCTCGCCTGAAAAAGCCTGTGCCTCTCTACAGGAGAGCTCTGTCCAGCTTGTAGAGCTTGCCAAGTGCAACAtcagcaacacaaacacag AGGAACTAATAGACTCCGGTCTGTCTGTCCTGAGCCTGGAATCAGGAGAAACGAACCCAGCACTCTCCACCAGCAGTGACAAG gcAAGAGAGCATGGGAAGATTGTTTGA
- the LOC123978549 gene encoding coiled-coil domain-containing protein 9B isoform X1, whose protein sequence is MTVNPANVETVFGLAGASRGPFCVGSLQVRMFPTTVQRHESQTPSETMPKKDHERDLELDKKIEALRRKNEMLMKRYKEVEEDRKRAEEEGMALQSRKGKAEDLTITISKSTSDNRVVVTKPLSSSSPAGKGQQEPGPDRGQESPLQGAGRGHRKQLMVTMAGKKGKRLVSERPEKRLGPADVKNSTEDCQARHGESAGRGKQPHHMTRRDAVAQDEDKQGQRHTEEHHRLSEPCQPDSPQASTDLTIPTSKEEQGEYLRWKKEREQIDRERVARHKNAKGQWRRAWDMDKTENMFSDKSLPDRDWGSSSRGGRNARRGQSRAGSDPRGHEKRGKDKGNKNVQVMSSKAKGIDRLTGRARRWQATEEGENLQTSDTLEEFLEELDALTDAEVEDQKDQESKIELSPSPNSLSTSEEVSGSTAPESATPLREHAPTQGKAEASSPRGSEKKVRFSEELVQGTRQTTGSQDSASTEARSLSTLKASSPKPPPHEVQGSQQPLESANQDDGFPQDQGGGPSAPPVAQQQASETECTKKDSIPPTAPSSPSPEKACASLQESSVQLVELAKCNISNTNTEELIDSGLSVLSLESGETNPALSTSSDKAREHGKIV, encoded by the exons ACTCCCAGTGAAACGATGCCCAAGAAGGATCATGAGAGGGACCTGGAGCTGGACAAAAAGATCGAGGCTCTCCGCAGGAAGAATGAAATGCTCATGAAGAGGTACAAG gaggtggaggaggacagGAAAAGGGCAGAAGAGGAAGGAATGGCGCTACAAAGCCGCAAGGGCAAAGCTGAGGATCTTACCATCACAATCAGCAAGTCTACCAGT GATAACCGCGTGGTGGTGACAAAGCCATTAAGCAGTAGTTCACCAGCTGGGAAAGGACAGCAGGAACCCGGCCCTGACCGAGGGCAAGAAAGTCCTCTGCAGGGTGCTGGCCGAGGCCACAGGAAGCAGCTAATGGTCACCATGGCTGGCAAAAAG GGTAAGAGGTTGGTGAGTGAGAGGCCAGAGAAGAGGCTGGGCCCTGCCGATGTCAAGAACTCTACAGAAGACTGTCAGGCAAGGCATGGGGAGTCAGCGGGGAGGGGGAAGCAGCCACATCACATGACCAGGAGAGACGCAGTGGCACAG GATGAGGATAAACAAGGGCAGAGGCACACTGAGGAGCATCACAGGCTTTCAGAGCCCTGCCAG CCTGACAGCCCGCAGGCCAGCACAGACCTCACAATCCCCACATCAAAAGAGGAGCAGGGGGAGTATCTGCGGTGGAAGAAGGAGCGCGAGCAGATCGACAGGGAGAGAGTGGCACGCCACAAAAACGCCAAGGGCCAGTGGAGACGGGCGTGGGACATGGACAAAACTGAGAACAT GTTTTCAGACAAATCCCTCCCTGACAGAGATTGGGGGTCTTCCAGCAGAG gtGGACGAAATGCTAGAAGAGGACAATCCAGAGCTGGGTCTGACCCAAGAG GTCATGAGAAGAGAGGCAAAGACAAGGGAAATAAAAACGTGCAAGTGATGAGCAGTAAAGCAAAAGGCATAGATCGTCTGACTGGGAGAGCCAGGAG ATGGCAGGCAACTGAAGAAGGAGAGAACCTACAG ACTTCTGACACATTAGAGGAATTCTTGGAGGAACTCGACGCCCTCACAGATGCTGAGGTAGAAGATCAGAAGGATCAGGAGTCCAAAATTGAGCTGTCGCCCAGCCCCAATTCACTGAGTACGTCTGAGGAAGTGAGTGGATCCACGGCTCCTGAGTCAGCTACTCCCCTGAGAGAGCACGCCCCCACTCAGGGCAAGGCAGAGGCCTCGTCCCCTCGGGGTTCGGAGAAGAAAGTGCGCTTCTCAGAGGAACTCGTCCAGGGTACAAGGCAAACCACAGGCTCTCAGGACTCTGCCTCCACAGAAGCAAGAAGTCTGAGTACCTTAAAAGCTTCCTCACCTAAACCCCCCCCACACGAAGTGCAGGGGTCACAGCAGCCTCTTGAAAGTGCCAACCAGGATGATGGTTTTCCTCAGGATCAGGGAGGTggtccctctgctcctcctgttgCCCAGCAGCAGGCATCTGAAACTGAATGTACTAAAAAAGACAGCATCCCCCCCACCGCTCCCAGCTCCCCCTCGCCTGAAAAAGCCTGTGCCTCTCTACAGGAGAGCTCTGTCCAGCTTGTAGAGCTTGCCAAGTGCAACAtcagcaacacaaacacag AGGAACTAATAGACTCCGGTCTGTCTGTCCTGAGCCTGGAATCAGGAGAAACGAACCCAGCACTCTCCACCAGCAGTGACAAG gcAAGAGAGCATGGGAAGATTGTTTGA
- the LOC123978549 gene encoding coiled-coil domain-containing protein 9B isoform X4 — MTVNPANVETPSETMPKKDHERDLELDKKIEALRRKNEMLMKRYKEVEEDRKRAEEEGMALQSRKGKAEDLTITISKSTSDNRVVVTKPLSSSSPAGKGQQEPGPDRGQESPLQGAGRGHRKQLMVTMAGKKGKRLVSERPEKRLGPADVKNSTEDCQARHGESAGRGKQPHHMTRRDAVAQDEDKQGQRHTEEHHRLSEPCQPDSPQASTDLTIPTSKEEQGEYLRWKKEREQIDRERVARHKNAKGQWRRAWDMDKTENMFSDKSLPDRDWGSSSRGGRNARRGQSRAGSDPRGHEKRGKDKGNKNVQVMSSKAKGIDRLTGRARRWQATEEGENLQTSDTLEEFLEELDALTDAEVEDQKDQESKIELSPSPNSLSTSEEVSGSTAPESATPLREHAPTQGKAEASSPRGSEKKVRFSEELVQGTRQTTGSQDSASTEARSLSTLKASSPKPPPHEVQGSQQPLESANQDDGFPQDQGGGPSAPPVAQQQASETECTKKDSIPPTAPSSPSPEKACASLQESSVQLVELAKCNISNTNTEELIDSGLSVLSLESGETNPALSTSSDKAREHGKIV; from the exons ACTCCCAGTGAAACGATGCCCAAGAAGGATCATGAGAGGGACCTGGAGCTGGACAAAAAGATCGAGGCTCTCCGCAGGAAGAATGAAATGCTCATGAAGAGGTACAAG gaggtggaggaggacagGAAAAGGGCAGAAGAGGAAGGAATGGCGCTACAAAGCCGCAAGGGCAAAGCTGAGGATCTTACCATCACAATCAGCAAGTCTACCAGT GATAACCGCGTGGTGGTGACAAAGCCATTAAGCAGTAGTTCACCAGCTGGGAAAGGACAGCAGGAACCCGGCCCTGACCGAGGGCAAGAAAGTCCTCTGCAGGGTGCTGGCCGAGGCCACAGGAAGCAGCTAATGGTCACCATGGCTGGCAAAAAG GGTAAGAGGTTGGTGAGTGAGAGGCCAGAGAAGAGGCTGGGCCCTGCCGATGTCAAGAACTCTACAGAAGACTGTCAGGCAAGGCATGGGGAGTCAGCGGGGAGGGGGAAGCAGCCACATCACATGACCAGGAGAGACGCAGTGGCACAG GATGAGGATAAACAAGGGCAGAGGCACACTGAGGAGCATCACAGGCTTTCAGAGCCCTGCCAG CCTGACAGCCCGCAGGCCAGCACAGACCTCACAATCCCCACATCAAAAGAGGAGCAGGGGGAGTATCTGCGGTGGAAGAAGGAGCGCGAGCAGATCGACAGGGAGAGAGTGGCACGCCACAAAAACGCCAAGGGCCAGTGGAGACGGGCGTGGGACATGGACAAAACTGAGAACAT GTTTTCAGACAAATCCCTCCCTGACAGAGATTGGGGGTCTTCCAGCAGAG gtGGACGAAATGCTAGAAGAGGACAATCCAGAGCTGGGTCTGACCCAAGAG GTCATGAGAAGAGAGGCAAAGACAAGGGAAATAAAAACGTGCAAGTGATGAGCAGTAAAGCAAAAGGCATAGATCGTCTGACTGGGAGAGCCAGGAG ATGGCAGGCAACTGAAGAAGGAGAGAACCTACAG ACTTCTGACACATTAGAGGAATTCTTGGAGGAACTCGACGCCCTCACAGATGCTGAGGTAGAAGATCAGAAGGATCAGGAGTCCAAAATTGAGCTGTCGCCCAGCCCCAATTCACTGAGTACGTCTGAGGAAGTGAGTGGATCCACGGCTCCTGAGTCAGCTACTCCCCTGAGAGAGCACGCCCCCACTCAGGGCAAGGCAGAGGCCTCGTCCCCTCGGGGTTCGGAGAAGAAAGTGCGCTTCTCAGAGGAACTCGTCCAGGGTACAAGGCAAACCACAGGCTCTCAGGACTCTGCCTCCACAGAAGCAAGAAGTCTGAGTACCTTAAAAGCTTCCTCACCTAAACCCCCCCCACACGAAGTGCAGGGGTCACAGCAGCCTCTTGAAAGTGCCAACCAGGATGATGGTTTTCCTCAGGATCAGGGAGGTggtccctctgctcctcctgttgCCCAGCAGCAGGCATCTGAAACTGAATGTACTAAAAAAGACAGCATCCCCCCCACCGCTCCCAGCTCCCCCTCGCCTGAAAAAGCCTGTGCCTCTCTACAGGAGAGCTCTGTCCAGCTTGTAGAGCTTGCCAAGTGCAACAtcagcaacacaaacacag AGGAACTAATAGACTCCGGTCTGTCTGTCCTGAGCCTGGAATCAGGAGAAACGAACCCAGCACTCTCCACCAGCAGTGACAAG gcAAGAGAGCATGGGAAGATTGTTTGA
- the LOC123978549 gene encoding coiled-coil domain-containing protein 9B isoform X5: MERPTPSETMPKKDHERDLELDKKIEALRRKNEMLMKRYKEVEEDRKRAEEEGMALQSRKGKAEDLTITISKSTSDNRVVVTKPLSSSSPAGKGQQEPGPDRGQESPLQGAGRGHRKQLMVTMAGKKGKRLVSERPEKRLGPADVKNSTEDCQARHGESAGRGKQPHHMTRRDAVAQDEDKQGQRHTEEHHRLSEPCQPDSPQASTDLTIPTSKEEQGEYLRWKKEREQIDRERVARHKNAKGQWRRAWDMDKTENMFSDKSLPDRDWGSSSRGGRNARRGQSRAGSDPRGHEKRGKDKGNKNVQVMSSKAKGIDRLTGRARRWQATEEGENLQTSDTLEEFLEELDALTDAEVEDQKDQESKIELSPSPNSLSTSEEVSGSTAPESATPLREHAPTQGKAEASSPRGSEKKVRFSEELVQGTRQTTGSQDSASTEARSLSTLKASSPKPPPHEVQGSQQPLESANQDDGFPQDQGGGPSAPPVAQQQASETECTKKDSIPPTAPSSPSPEKACASLQESSVQLVELAKCNISNTNTEELIDSGLSVLSLESGETNPALSTSSDKAREHGKIV, translated from the exons ACTCCCAGTGAAACGATGCCCAAGAAGGATCATGAGAGGGACCTGGAGCTGGACAAAAAGATCGAGGCTCTCCGCAGGAAGAATGAAATGCTCATGAAGAGGTACAAG gaggtggaggaggacagGAAAAGGGCAGAAGAGGAAGGAATGGCGCTACAAAGCCGCAAGGGCAAAGCTGAGGATCTTACCATCACAATCAGCAAGTCTACCAGT GATAACCGCGTGGTGGTGACAAAGCCATTAAGCAGTAGTTCACCAGCTGGGAAAGGACAGCAGGAACCCGGCCCTGACCGAGGGCAAGAAAGTCCTCTGCAGGGTGCTGGCCGAGGCCACAGGAAGCAGCTAATGGTCACCATGGCTGGCAAAAAG GGTAAGAGGTTGGTGAGTGAGAGGCCAGAGAAGAGGCTGGGCCCTGCCGATGTCAAGAACTCTACAGAAGACTGTCAGGCAAGGCATGGGGAGTCAGCGGGGAGGGGGAAGCAGCCACATCACATGACCAGGAGAGACGCAGTGGCACAG GATGAGGATAAACAAGGGCAGAGGCACACTGAGGAGCATCACAGGCTTTCAGAGCCCTGCCAG CCTGACAGCCCGCAGGCCAGCACAGACCTCACAATCCCCACATCAAAAGAGGAGCAGGGGGAGTATCTGCGGTGGAAGAAGGAGCGCGAGCAGATCGACAGGGAGAGAGTGGCACGCCACAAAAACGCCAAGGGCCAGTGGAGACGGGCGTGGGACATGGACAAAACTGAGAACAT GTTTTCAGACAAATCCCTCCCTGACAGAGATTGGGGGTCTTCCAGCAGAG gtGGACGAAATGCTAGAAGAGGACAATCCAGAGCTGGGTCTGACCCAAGAG GTCATGAGAAGAGAGGCAAAGACAAGGGAAATAAAAACGTGCAAGTGATGAGCAGTAAAGCAAAAGGCATAGATCGTCTGACTGGGAGAGCCAGGAG ATGGCAGGCAACTGAAGAAGGAGAGAACCTACAG ACTTCTGACACATTAGAGGAATTCTTGGAGGAACTCGACGCCCTCACAGATGCTGAGGTAGAAGATCAGAAGGATCAGGAGTCCAAAATTGAGCTGTCGCCCAGCCCCAATTCACTGAGTACGTCTGAGGAAGTGAGTGGATCCACGGCTCCTGAGTCAGCTACTCCCCTGAGAGAGCACGCCCCCACTCAGGGCAAGGCAGAGGCCTCGTCCCCTCGGGGTTCGGAGAAGAAAGTGCGCTTCTCAGAGGAACTCGTCCAGGGTACAAGGCAAACCACAGGCTCTCAGGACTCTGCCTCCACAGAAGCAAGAAGTCTGAGTACCTTAAAAGCTTCCTCACCTAAACCCCCCCCACACGAAGTGCAGGGGTCACAGCAGCCTCTTGAAAGTGCCAACCAGGATGATGGTTTTCCTCAGGATCAGGGAGGTggtccctctgctcctcctgttgCCCAGCAGCAGGCATCTGAAACTGAATGTACTAAAAAAGACAGCATCCCCCCCACCGCTCCCAGCTCCCCCTCGCCTGAAAAAGCCTGTGCCTCTCTACAGGAGAGCTCTGTCCAGCTTGTAGAGCTTGCCAAGTGCAACAtcagcaacacaaacacag AGGAACTAATAGACTCCGGTCTGTCTGTCCTGAGCCTGGAATCAGGAGAAACGAACCCAGCACTCTCCACCAGCAGTGACAAG gcAAGAGAGCATGGGAAGATTGTTTGA
- the LOC123978549 gene encoding coiled-coil domain-containing protein 9B isoform X3 — protein MGAVRWQTHNGLTPSETMPKKDHERDLELDKKIEALRRKNEMLMKRYKEVEEDRKRAEEEGMALQSRKGKAEDLTITISKSTSDNRVVVTKPLSSSSPAGKGQQEPGPDRGQESPLQGAGRGHRKQLMVTMAGKKGKRLVSERPEKRLGPADVKNSTEDCQARHGESAGRGKQPHHMTRRDAVAQDEDKQGQRHTEEHHRLSEPCQPDSPQASTDLTIPTSKEEQGEYLRWKKEREQIDRERVARHKNAKGQWRRAWDMDKTENMFSDKSLPDRDWGSSSRGGRNARRGQSRAGSDPRGHEKRGKDKGNKNVQVMSSKAKGIDRLTGRARRWQATEEGENLQTSDTLEEFLEELDALTDAEVEDQKDQESKIELSPSPNSLSTSEEVSGSTAPESATPLREHAPTQGKAEASSPRGSEKKVRFSEELVQGTRQTTGSQDSASTEARSLSTLKASSPKPPPHEVQGSQQPLESANQDDGFPQDQGGGPSAPPVAQQQASETECTKKDSIPPTAPSSPSPEKACASLQESSVQLVELAKCNISNTNTEELIDSGLSVLSLESGETNPALSTSSDKAREHGKIV, from the exons ACTCCCAGTGAAACGATGCCCAAGAAGGATCATGAGAGGGACCTGGAGCTGGACAAAAAGATCGAGGCTCTCCGCAGGAAGAATGAAATGCTCATGAAGAGGTACAAG gaggtggaggaggacagGAAAAGGGCAGAAGAGGAAGGAATGGCGCTACAAAGCCGCAAGGGCAAAGCTGAGGATCTTACCATCACAATCAGCAAGTCTACCAGT GATAACCGCGTGGTGGTGACAAAGCCATTAAGCAGTAGTTCACCAGCTGGGAAAGGACAGCAGGAACCCGGCCCTGACCGAGGGCAAGAAAGTCCTCTGCAGGGTGCTGGCCGAGGCCACAGGAAGCAGCTAATGGTCACCATGGCTGGCAAAAAG GGTAAGAGGTTGGTGAGTGAGAGGCCAGAGAAGAGGCTGGGCCCTGCCGATGTCAAGAACTCTACAGAAGACTGTCAGGCAAGGCATGGGGAGTCAGCGGGGAGGGGGAAGCAGCCACATCACATGACCAGGAGAGACGCAGTGGCACAG GATGAGGATAAACAAGGGCAGAGGCACACTGAGGAGCATCACAGGCTTTCAGAGCCCTGCCAG CCTGACAGCCCGCAGGCCAGCACAGACCTCACAATCCCCACATCAAAAGAGGAGCAGGGGGAGTATCTGCGGTGGAAGAAGGAGCGCGAGCAGATCGACAGGGAGAGAGTGGCACGCCACAAAAACGCCAAGGGCCAGTGGAGACGGGCGTGGGACATGGACAAAACTGAGAACAT GTTTTCAGACAAATCCCTCCCTGACAGAGATTGGGGGTCTTCCAGCAGAG gtGGACGAAATGCTAGAAGAGGACAATCCAGAGCTGGGTCTGACCCAAGAG GTCATGAGAAGAGAGGCAAAGACAAGGGAAATAAAAACGTGCAAGTGATGAGCAGTAAAGCAAAAGGCATAGATCGTCTGACTGGGAGAGCCAGGAG ATGGCAGGCAACTGAAGAAGGAGAGAACCTACAG ACTTCTGACACATTAGAGGAATTCTTGGAGGAACTCGACGCCCTCACAGATGCTGAGGTAGAAGATCAGAAGGATCAGGAGTCCAAAATTGAGCTGTCGCCCAGCCCCAATTCACTGAGTACGTCTGAGGAAGTGAGTGGATCCACGGCTCCTGAGTCAGCTACTCCCCTGAGAGAGCACGCCCCCACTCAGGGCAAGGCAGAGGCCTCGTCCCCTCGGGGTTCGGAGAAGAAAGTGCGCTTCTCAGAGGAACTCGTCCAGGGTACAAGGCAAACCACAGGCTCTCAGGACTCTGCCTCCACAGAAGCAAGAAGTCTGAGTACCTTAAAAGCTTCCTCACCTAAACCCCCCCCACACGAAGTGCAGGGGTCACAGCAGCCTCTTGAAAGTGCCAACCAGGATGATGGTTTTCCTCAGGATCAGGGAGGTggtccctctgctcctcctgttgCCCAGCAGCAGGCATCTGAAACTGAATGTACTAAAAAAGACAGCATCCCCCCCACCGCTCCCAGCTCCCCCTCGCCTGAAAAAGCCTGTGCCTCTCTACAGGAGAGCTCTGTCCAGCTTGTAGAGCTTGCCAAGTGCAACAtcagcaacacaaacacag AGGAACTAATAGACTCCGGTCTGTCTGTCCTGAGCCTGGAATCAGGAGAAACGAACCCAGCACTCTCCACCAGCAGTGACAAG gcAAGAGAGCATGGGAAGATTGTTTGA